A genome region from Nicotiana tabacum cultivar K326 chromosome 13, ASM71507v2, whole genome shotgun sequence includes the following:
- the LOC107828319 gene encoding proline transporter 2 isoform X1, protein MSKTSLNQPLLPKIHTDGKLAVDIPNTAHQVSNDSWFQVGIVLGTGVNSAFALGYAGIIMVPLGWVGGVVGLILSSAISLYASTLIAKLHEYRGKRHIRYRDLAGFIYGRTAYSLVWALQYANLFLINSGFVILGGQALKAFYILFRDDHQMKLPYFIALAGFACVFFAIAIPHLSALRVWLGFSTFFSLVYVCIAFVLSLKDGLEAPPRDYNIPGTKVSRIWTTIGAAANLVFAYNTGMLPEIQATVREPVVKNMIKALNFQFTLGIVPMHAVTYIGYWAYGSNASSYLLNNVSGPVWLKGIANIAAFLQAIIALHIFASPTYEFLDTRYGTKGSALAIKNLGFRIIVRGGYIAITTFLSALLPFLGDFMSLTGAISVFPLTFILPNHMYLVARRKKLSLLQKSWHWLNICFFSCIAVAAFVAALKLITVDSKTYHVFADL, encoded by the exons ATGTCAAAGACTTCATTGAACCAACCCCTTCTCCCAAAAATTCACACTGATGGCAAATTGGCCGTTGATATTCCTAATACTGCCCACCAAGTTAGTAATG ATTCATGGTTTCAGGTGGGAATTGTTTTGGGCACTGGTGTCAACAGTGCTTTTGCTCTCGGGTATGCTGGAATAATCATGGTTCCTTTAGGTTGGGTTGGTGGTGTGGTTGGTCTAATTTTATCATCAGCTATATCGCTATATGCAAGTACGCTTATCGCTAAGCTCCACGAATACCGGGGAAAGAGGCATATCAGATATAGAGATCTTGCAGGATTCATATACG GACGGACAGCCTATTCGCTTGTTTGGGCATTACAGTATGCAAATCTTTTCTTGATAAATAGCGGATTTGTCATTTTGGGCGGACAGGCCTTAAAG GCTTTCTATATTCTCTTTAGGGATGATCATCAGATGAAACTGCCATACTTCATTGCGCTAGCTGGATTCGCCTGTGTCTTTTTTGCAATTGCTATACCCCATTTGTCAGCTTTAAGGGTTTGGCTGGGGTTTTCAACATTCTTCAGTCTAGTGTATGTTTGTATAGCGTTTGTGTTGTCTCTTAAAGACG GTCTTGAGGCACCTCCTCGCGACTACAATATTCCAGGAACCAAAGTTAGTAGGATTTGGACAACAATTGGTGCTGCTGCAAACCTTGTTTTCGCATATAACACAGGAATGCTTCCAGAGATACAG GCTACTGTGAGAGAACCAGTTGTCAAGAACATGATTAAAGCCCTCAACTTTCAGTTCACTTTAGGCATTGTTCCAATGCATGCTGTTACTTATATTGGATATTGGGCTTATGGATCCAATGCATCTTCCTATTTGCTGAACAATGTCAGTGGTCCAGTTTGGTTGAAGGGAATCGCTAACATTGCTGCTTTCTTGCAAGCTATCATCGCGTTGCAT ATATTTGCGAGTCCGACGTACGAGTTCTTGGACACAAGATATGGAACTAAAGGGAGTGCATTGGCTATTAAAAACTTGGGATTCAGAATTATTGTTAGAGGTGGTTATATAGCCATTACAACTTTCCTCTCTGCTCTATTGCCTTTTCTGGGAGATTTCATGAGTCTTACTGGGGCTATTAGTGTATTTCCACTCAcatttattcttccaaatcataTGTACCTTGTTGCTAGGAGAAAGAAATTGTCATTATTACAGAAGAGTTGGCATTGGCTTAATATTTGTTTCTTTAGTTGTATAGCAGTTGCTGCATTTGTAGCTGCTTTGAAGCTCATTACAGTTGACTCTAAAACTTACCATGTCTTTGCtgatttataa
- the LOC107828319 gene encoding proline transporter 2 isoform X2: MVPLGWVGGVVGLILSSAISLYASTLIAKLHEYRGKRHIRYRDLAGFIYGRTAYSLVWALQYANLFLINSGFVILGGQALKAFYILFRDDHQMKLPYFIALAGFACVFFAIAIPHLSALRVWLGFSTFFSLVYVCIAFVLSLKDGLEAPPRDYNIPGTKVSRIWTTIGAAANLVFAYNTGMLPEIQATVREPVVKNMIKALNFQFTLGIVPMHAVTYIGYWAYGSNASSYLLNNVSGPVWLKGIANIAAFLQAIIALHIFASPTYEFLDTRYGTKGSALAIKNLGFRIIVRGGYIAITTFLSALLPFLGDFMSLTGAISVFPLTFILPNHMYLVARRKKLSLLQKSWHWLNICFFSCIAVAAFVAALKLITVDSKTYHVFADL, from the exons ATGGTTCCTTTAGGTTGGGTTGGTGGTGTGGTTGGTCTAATTTTATCATCAGCTATATCGCTATATGCAAGTACGCTTATCGCTAAGCTCCACGAATACCGGGGAAAGAGGCATATCAGATATAGAGATCTTGCAGGATTCATATACG GACGGACAGCCTATTCGCTTGTTTGGGCATTACAGTATGCAAATCTTTTCTTGATAAATAGCGGATTTGTCATTTTGGGCGGACAGGCCTTAAAG GCTTTCTATATTCTCTTTAGGGATGATCATCAGATGAAACTGCCATACTTCATTGCGCTAGCTGGATTCGCCTGTGTCTTTTTTGCAATTGCTATACCCCATTTGTCAGCTTTAAGGGTTTGGCTGGGGTTTTCAACATTCTTCAGTCTAGTGTATGTTTGTATAGCGTTTGTGTTGTCTCTTAAAGACG GTCTTGAGGCACCTCCTCGCGACTACAATATTCCAGGAACCAAAGTTAGTAGGATTTGGACAACAATTGGTGCTGCTGCAAACCTTGTTTTCGCATATAACACAGGAATGCTTCCAGAGATACAG GCTACTGTGAGAGAACCAGTTGTCAAGAACATGATTAAAGCCCTCAACTTTCAGTTCACTTTAGGCATTGTTCCAATGCATGCTGTTACTTATATTGGATATTGGGCTTATGGATCCAATGCATCTTCCTATTTGCTGAACAATGTCAGTGGTCCAGTTTGGTTGAAGGGAATCGCTAACATTGCTGCTTTCTTGCAAGCTATCATCGCGTTGCAT ATATTTGCGAGTCCGACGTACGAGTTCTTGGACACAAGATATGGAACTAAAGGGAGTGCATTGGCTATTAAAAACTTGGGATTCAGAATTATTGTTAGAGGTGGTTATATAGCCATTACAACTTTCCTCTCTGCTCTATTGCCTTTTCTGGGAGATTTCATGAGTCTTACTGGGGCTATTAGTGTATTTCCACTCAcatttattcttccaaatcataTGTACCTTGTTGCTAGGAGAAAGAAATTGTCATTATTACAGAAGAGTTGGCATTGGCTTAATATTTGTTTCTTTAGTTGTATAGCAGTTGCTGCATTTGTAGCTGCTTTGAAGCTCATTACAGTTGACTCTAAAACTTACCATGTCTTTGCtgatttataa
- the LOC107828320 gene encoding large ribosomal subunit protein eL33y → MVKGRQGERVRLYVRGTVLGYKRSKSNQYPSTSLIQIEGVNTKEEVDWYLGKRMAYIYKAKTKKNNSHYRCIWGKVCRPHGNSGVVRAKFKSNLPPKSMGAKVRVFMYPSNI, encoded by the exons ATGGTGAAGGGACGCCAAGGAGAGCGTGTAAG ACTCTATGTTAGAGGAACCGTTCTTGGTTACAAAAG GTCGAAGTCGAATCAGTATCCAAGCACGTCATTGATTCAGATCGAGGGAGTAAACACTAAGGAGGAAGTTGATTGGTATTTAGGAAAGCGTATGGCTTATATTTACAAGGCCAAAACAAAGAAGAATAATTCACATTATCGTTGTATTTGGGGTAAAGTTTGTAGGCCACATGGTAACAGTGGTGTTGTTAGAGCTAAATTCAAGTCCAATCTGCCACCTAAATCCATGGGAGCTAAGGTT AGAGTTTTCATGTACCCAAGCAACATATAA